One Natrinema salaciae genomic region harbors:
- a CDS encoding M14 family zinc carboxypeptidase, with protein MTNRNGRSKSPRADDRVAATGTADGQDSGDEFADSVIDRRTYLSLSAATGAALALPGSATADVRGEPITDELAFVVNHTPDEYEAATVVEFANRRALEAFADDYVTEPDPELSRAPKAVTRNSPAPAAHARLTADEVADVCERDGVERLDFSPGANPWWKLDSPYEDGVFPPVESARNYVAYEELAAGLDHLESARPDRVRVQRIGESPGWTNRFTGEESDPRPVYVAEVTANVRDEESVAEKERIVYSLSIHGDERAGAESGCRLLEDLATGRADDFEHLLDDIVLVFLFPNPDGWVSRTPQTAIPWVEAHDTNFQRGNASVFDGQPIDTNRQYPTIGWTNPAFRPAEPDGAPEEFEALVPDALAIVDHLRDYDDVALFCDYHGMYTADHAVFNLETNASLDHGETNELDELNVRIGEAMQSHWGGIEAIEDDIATAIEEMYDWVDDGDEAVPDGDSYDGLFDWGTTYDSISYQVTGGFADWAGQPEAFGGLGAVAVTPEVVLSNHQVAAQKEWKPYSSRHYVTAYRISMRTCAELIARETSATVATGGQNVAYVTTDELTRTSAALPHTDDHFDPDTAADTDSGPDGGRGTDHATEVRRNHRRVEAGSAAQSTVAADAVDSSHSLFVHFDGVRNATTGTIRVKDPTGTVVREIDLAAKADPTDLTARRRDVEEVFVRRPRAGRWEIDVDADADIRVGTTVIDADGDVPDPEEVLGYEQRAYSVTPLQFFDDLEPFLEDGEIEGMSILDVAIGRLLWDDATACRYDKLVVSHDVGLDHPLYLRAIERFVELGGDLVLTDAGVNLLGELDVGAAASIAPDDITDADMVFATLEDRDLEHPLLAGIRPRQQEIWKGSQLGYTTGIDQPSTTVERDAFEAAGGSVAGTLPRWLIDDGEPVPAGYGVGAGILPAGDAEITVLGSVLPPARQTELHPFGLADYALSEMGHTLLCNALDFEQRRYVDGDLVRTVGERR; from the coding sequence ATGACCAACAGGAATGGCCGTTCGAAATCGCCACGCGCCGACGACCGTGTCGCTGCCACCGGGACCGCCGATGGGCAGGATTCGGGCGACGAATTCGCTGACAGCGTCATCGACCGACGGACCTACCTCTCCCTCTCGGCAGCGACGGGAGCCGCGCTCGCGCTTCCCGGGTCCGCAACCGCGGACGTCCGCGGTGAACCGATAACCGACGAACTCGCGTTCGTCGTCAACCACACCCCCGACGAGTACGAGGCGGCGACCGTCGTCGAGTTCGCCAACCGACGGGCGCTCGAGGCGTTCGCGGACGACTACGTGACGGAACCCGACCCGGAGCTGTCCCGGGCACCGAAGGCGGTAACCCGTAATTCGCCCGCGCCCGCCGCACACGCACGCCTCACGGCCGACGAGGTCGCCGACGTCTGCGAGCGAGACGGCGTCGAGCGGCTGGACTTCTCGCCCGGAGCGAACCCGTGGTGGAAACTCGACTCACCCTACGAGGACGGCGTCTTCCCACCGGTGGAGTCGGCGCGTAACTACGTCGCGTACGAGGAACTCGCCGCGGGGCTCGACCACCTCGAATCCGCCCGTCCCGACCGCGTCCGCGTCCAGCGGATCGGCGAGTCGCCGGGCTGGACGAATCGATTCACCGGCGAGGAGTCGGATCCGCGCCCCGTCTACGTCGCCGAAGTGACGGCGAACGTCCGGGACGAGGAGTCCGTCGCCGAGAAAGAGCGGATCGTCTACTCCCTCTCGATCCACGGCGACGAACGGGCCGGCGCGGAGAGCGGATGCCGCCTGCTCGAGGATCTCGCGACGGGCCGGGCGGACGATTTCGAACACTTGCTCGACGACATCGTTCTCGTGTTCCTGTTTCCCAACCCCGACGGCTGGGTTTCGCGCACCCCGCAGACCGCGATTCCCTGGGTCGAGGCCCACGACACCAACTTCCAGCGCGGCAACGCGAGCGTCTTCGACGGGCAGCCGATCGATACGAACCGTCAGTATCCGACGATCGGCTGGACGAATCCGGCGTTCCGGCCGGCCGAACCCGACGGTGCACCCGAGGAATTCGAGGCCCTCGTCCCGGACGCGCTCGCGATCGTCGACCACCTGCGGGACTACGACGACGTGGCGCTCTTCTGTGACTACCACGGAATGTACACCGCGGATCACGCGGTCTTCAACCTCGAGACGAACGCGTCGCTCGATCATGGGGAGACGAACGAACTCGACGAGCTCAACGTCCGCATTGGCGAGGCGATGCAGTCTCACTGGGGCGGTATCGAGGCGATCGAAGACGACATCGCGACGGCAATCGAGGAGATGTACGACTGGGTGGACGACGGGGACGAGGCCGTTCCGGACGGCGACAGCTACGACGGCCTGTTCGACTGGGGGACGACGTACGATTCGATCTCCTACCAGGTGACCGGCGGCTTCGCGGACTGGGCGGGACAGCCCGAAGCGTTCGGTGGACTCGGGGCCGTCGCGGTGACGCCGGAGGTCGTGCTCTCGAATCACCAGGTCGCAGCCCAGAAGGAGTGGAAACCGTACTCGTCGCGCCACTACGTCACGGCGTACCGGATCTCGATGCGGACGTGTGCGGAACTGATCGCGCGCGAGACGAGCGCGACCGTCGCGACCGGCGGTCAGAACGTGGCGTACGTCACGACCGACGAACTCACGCGCACGTCAGCAGCCCTCCCACACACCGACGACCACTTCGACCCCGACACCGCCGCCGATACCGACTCCGGCCCCGACGGCGGTCGCGGAACCGACCACGCAACCGAAGTGCGACGGAATCACCGTCGCGTGGAAGCCGGTTCCGCGGCTCAGTCGACCGTCGCAGCGGACGCGGTCGACTCGTCTCACTCCCTTTTCGTCCACTTCGACGGCGTCCGCAACGCCACGACGGGAACGATCCGGGTGAAAGACCCGACCGGGACCGTGGTTCGAGAGATCGATCTCGCTGCGAAGGCCGACCCGACCGATTTGACGGCGCGAAGACGTGACGTCGAGGAGGTGTTCGTCCGCCGGCCGCGTGCGGGACGGTGGGAGATCGACGTCGACGCCGACGCCGACATCCGCGTCGGGACGACGGTGATCGACGCCGACGGCGACGTTCCCGACCCCGAAGAAGTACTCGGGTACGAACAGCGTGCGTACAGCGTCACGCCGTTGCAGTTCTTCGACGACCTCGAGCCGTTCCTCGAGGACGGCGAGATCGAGGGGATGAGTATCCTCGACGTCGCCATCGGTCGACTGCTCTGGGACGACGCGACGGCCTGTCGGTACGACAAACTCGTCGTCTCGCACGACGTCGGGCTCGACCATCCGTTGTACCTCCGCGCGATCGAGCGCTTCGTCGAACTCGGCGGCGATCTCGTCCTCACGGACGCGGGCGTGAACCTGCTCGGCGAACTCGACGTCGGGGCGGCCGCTTCGATCGCACCAGACGACATCACCGACGCCGACATGGTGTTTGCGACCCTCGAGGACAGGGACCTCGAGCACCCGCTGCTCGCGGGAATCAGGCCGCGACAGCAGGAGATCTGGAAGGGCTCACAGCTTGGCTACACGACGGGGATCGACCAGCCGTCGACGACCGTCGAGCGCGACGCGTTCGAGGCGGCCGGCGGCTCCGTCGCGGGGACCCTCCCGCGGTGGCTGATCGACGACGGCGAGCCCGTTCCGGCCGGCTACGGCGTCGGTGCCGGAATCCTCCCGGCGGGCGACGCCGAGATCACCGTCCTCGGATCGGTGCTCCCGCCCGCTCGACAGACCGAACTCCACCCCTTCGGGCTCGCGGACTACGCGCTCTCGGAGATGGGCCACACGCTGCTCTGTAACGCACTCGACTTCGAGCAGCGACGGTACGTCGACGGCGACCTCGTGCGGACCGTCGGCGAGCGTCGGTAG
- a CDS encoding SymE family type I addiction module toxin: protein MVRKKKLSPSGAKDEDGNYHNVHLNLHEDELEVAGMDIGDEVFVRVRDGKIIIQKADEEDVEHEF, encoded by the coding sequence ATGGTACGGAAAAAGAAGCTGAGTCCAAGCGGTGCGAAAGACGAAGACGGTAACTACCACAACGTCCACCTCAATCTCCACGAGGACGAACTCGAGGTCGCGGGCATGGATATCGGCGACGAGGTCTTCGTCCGGGTCCGGGACGGCAAAATCATCATCCAGAAAGCCGACGAAGAGGACGTGGAACACGAATTCTAG
- a CDS encoding non-histone chromosomal MC1 family protein produces MVREDGKRNFALRESGGDESSVFSGNTPRQAALKAARRLEPGSSEEDAERVELKLREKGTDKVHIYDGWAWEETAPDDKPDWMPSEITEANVSKKGIEHLEE; encoded by the coding sequence ATGGTACGCGAAGACGGGAAACGAAACTTTGCACTGCGTGAATCGGGCGGTGACGAGTCGAGCGTCTTCTCGGGCAACACGCCCCGACAGGCGGCGCTCAAGGCGGCCCGGCGACTCGAGCCGGGCTCGAGCGAGGAGGACGCGGAACGAGTCGAACTCAAACTCCGAGAGAAAGGAACGGACAAGGTTCACATCTACGACGGCTGGGCGTGGGAGGAGACGGCCCCCGACGACAAGCCGGACTGGATGCCGAGCGAGATTACGGAGGCCAACGTTTCGAAGAAGGGCATCGAACACCTCGAGGAGTGA
- a CDS encoding MFS transporter produces the protein MTKWRTLALATIGFNFSFLIWFSFAPFTGPMAEEFGLSLAEIGILASAAIWLAPFGRILTGWLSDRWGAPTVFAIVLTYVGVFSIASAFAQSYAVFFVERLIVATAGITFVIGIQHVSEWFDEEQLGTAEGIYAGVGNAGAAGGALVLPRVFTSDWSGPIFDTSWRAAFFYTGIVSILLAIVYYTIGEAAKSAERRQATAESATLEQWLHTATRYGTVVLALAYVMSFGLELSMNGWLATYYREGFNTDNLVLASTFAATFSVAAGLLRPIGGYVSDLLARKEADILPVFTGRYREQWTFVTLCFIVLAMLGMTLAGLTGEVLLAVAAGFVVGMGCAFAEGAIFAQVPAMFPDNSGSVAGVVGGVGTVGGIVYPLVYAAPVMPSLHTGYTVVAVAMIPIVLLCAWVFQPHVAARATDDGFVVSSEDVAGTPADD, from the coding sequence ATGACCAAGTGGCGGACGCTGGCGCTGGCGACGATCGGGTTCAACTTCTCGTTCCTGATCTGGTTCTCCTTCGCCCCGTTTACGGGGCCGATGGCCGAGGAGTTCGGCCTCTCGTTGGCGGAGATCGGCATTCTGGCGAGCGCTGCGATCTGGCTCGCACCCTTTGGGCGGATTCTGACCGGCTGGCTCTCCGATCGCTGGGGCGCACCGACCGTGTTCGCCATCGTCCTGACGTACGTGGGCGTGTTCTCGATCGCGAGCGCGTTCGCCCAGTCGTACGCCGTCTTCTTCGTCGAGCGCCTGATCGTCGCGACGGCGGGGATCACGTTCGTCATCGGCATTCAACACGTCTCGGAGTGGTTCGACGAGGAACAGCTGGGGACGGCCGAAGGCATCTACGCCGGCGTCGGCAACGCCGGTGCCGCCGGCGGCGCGCTCGTCCTCCCGCGTGTGTTCACCAGCGACTGGAGCGGTCCGATCTTCGACACGAGTTGGCGAGCCGCCTTCTTCTACACCGGGATCGTCTCGATCCTGCTGGCGATCGTCTACTACACGATCGGCGAGGCCGCCAAATCGGCGGAACGACGGCAGGCGACCGCCGAGAGCGCCACCCTCGAGCAGTGGCTCCACACCGCCACGCGCTACGGCACGGTCGTGCTCGCGCTGGCGTACGTGATGAGCTTCGGCCTCGAACTCTCGATGAACGGCTGGCTGGCGACGTACTACCGCGAGGGATTCAACACCGACAACCTCGTCCTCGCGAGCACGTTCGCGGCGACGTTCTCGGTCGCGGCCGGGCTGTTGCGACCGATCGGCGGCTACGTCAGCGACCTGTTGGCTCGCAAAGAGGCGGACATCTTACCGGTCTTCACGGGCCGATACCGGGAGCAGTGGACGTTCGTGACGCTGTGTTTCATCGTGCTCGCGATGCTCGGGATGACGCTGGCGGGACTGACCGGCGAGGTGCTGCTGGCCGTCGCGGCCGGCTTCGTCGTCGGGATGGGGTGTGCGTTCGCCGAAGGGGCGATCTTCGCGCAGGTACCGGCGATGTTCCCCGACAACTCGGGGAGCGTCGCCGGCGTCGTCGGTGGCGTGGGCACGGTCGGTGGGATCGTCTATCCGCTGGTCTACGCCGCCCCGGTGATGCCGTCCCTCCACACCGGCTACACCGTGGTCGCGGTCGCGATGATCCCCATCGTGTTGCTGTGCGCGTGGGTCTTCCAGCCCCACGTCGCCGCTCGCGCGACCGACGACGGATTCGTCGTCTCGAGCGAAGACGTCGCCGGAACGCCGGCCGACGACTGA
- the pheA gene encoding prephenate dehydratase — MAAVTLGPEGTYSHRAASAVADDDAIDFRQSVTSIVDAVAGGEYDRGVIPIENSIEGSVTESLDAIAEYDVAVVREIVTPIRHALLAQGPEFDTIASHSQALAQCRSYLEREYPDATLEAVASTAQGVEFARDDPSVAGIGHPANAGDGIEVLAEDIQDQDSNATRFFALAPAEERSKGGGKTSLVVYPNANYPGLLLELLEPFADRDINLTRVESRPSGQRLGDYVFHVDFEAGLYESRTTEAIDDLEELAENGWVRRLGSYDTEHVVE, encoded by the coding sequence ATGGCTGCAGTTACGCTCGGACCCGAAGGGACCTACTCTCACAGAGCGGCAAGTGCGGTCGCCGACGACGACGCGATCGACTTCCGGCAGTCGGTCACGTCGATCGTCGACGCCGTCGCCGGCGGCGAGTACGATCGGGGCGTTATCCCGATCGAGAACAGTATCGAGGGCTCCGTGACGGAGAGCCTCGACGCCATCGCCGAGTACGATGTCGCCGTCGTCCGCGAGATCGTGACCCCGATCAGACACGCCTTGCTCGCTCAGGGTCCGGAGTTCGACACTATCGCCAGTCACTCGCAGGCACTGGCACAGTGTCGCTCGTATCTCGAGCGCGAGTATCCCGACGCGACCCTCGAGGCCGTCGCGAGCACGGCCCAGGGCGTCGAGTTCGCCCGTGACGACCCCTCGGTCGCGGGAATCGGCCATCCGGCGAACGCGGGCGACGGTATCGAGGTCCTGGCCGAAGACATTCAGGACCAGGACTCCAACGCGACGCGCTTCTTCGCGCTCGCACCCGCCGAGGAGCGCTCGAAGGGCGGCGGCAAGACCTCGCTGGTGGTCTACCCGAACGCGAACTACCCCGGGCTGTTGCTCGAACTACTCGAACCGTTCGCGGATCGCGACATCAACCTGACCCGCGTCGAATCGCGCCCGAGCGGCCAGCGACTGGGCGATTACGTCTTCCACGTCGACTTCGAGGCGGGGCTCTACGAGTCGCGGACGACGGAGGCGATCGACGATCTCGAGGAACTCGCCGAGAACGGCTGGGTTCGGCGGCTGGGGTCGTACGATACCGAGCACGTCGTCGAGTAG
- a CDS encoding peroxiredoxin encodes MALAAGDDAPTVTAPNQNGEDVSLAFEEPTVLYFYPRDETPGCTIEATQFQRERETYRDAGVDVYGVSTDDVDSHRSFCESEGLEFDLLADPDGEIAEVFDVELRDGATARTTFLLADGEVQSVYGSVDPDGHAREVLLDALDDGLVSLPE; translated from the coding sequence ATGGCACTCGCTGCAGGCGACGACGCGCCGACCGTGACCGCACCGAACCAGAACGGCGAGGACGTCAGCCTCGCGTTCGAGGAGCCGACGGTCCTCTACTTCTATCCCAGGGACGAGACGCCCGGCTGTACGATCGAGGCCACCCAGTTCCAGCGCGAGCGCGAGACCTACCGCGACGCTGGCGTCGACGTCTACGGCGTCTCGACCGACGACGTCGACTCCCACCGTTCGTTCTGCGAATCGGAGGGCCTCGAGTTCGACCTGCTCGCCGACCCCGACGGGGAGATCGCCGAGGTGTTCGACGTCGAACTGCGGGACGGCGCGACCGCGCGGACGACGTTCCTGCTGGCCGACGGGGAGGTCCAGAGCGTCTACGGGAGCGTCGATCCCGACGGCCACGCTCGTGAGGTCCTGCTCGACGCACTCGACGACGGACTCGTGAGCCTCCCCGAGTAG
- a CDS encoding Hsp20/alpha crystallin family protein, with translation MRRNPFDNIEEMLDRVSRQVEEGMTAGGLQVPGSVPVDVADTDGEYVVTADLPGYETDDIELTLSNGTLRLEAAQTDEEEYAEGRYLRRERTKTSASRRIRLPEPVDEDGVAAGFENGVLTVRLPKESSDEDSKRIDIE, from the coding sequence ATGCGACGCAATCCGTTCGACAATATCGAAGAAATGCTCGACCGCGTCAGTCGGCAGGTCGAGGAAGGGATGACCGCCGGCGGCCTGCAGGTTCCCGGCTCGGTGCCGGTCGACGTCGCCGACACCGACGGGGAGTACGTCGTCACGGCCGACCTGCCCGGCTACGAGACCGACGATATCGAGCTGACGCTCTCGAATGGGACGCTGCGCCTCGAGGCCGCTCAGACCGACGAGGAGGAGTACGCCGAGGGTCGATACCTCCGGCGCGAACGAACGAAGACGTCGGCGAGTCGGCGGATTCGGCTTCCGGAGCCGGTCGACGAGGACGGGGTCGCCGCGGGCTTCGAGAACGGCGTGCTGACGGTGCGACTCCCGAAGGAGTCGAGCGACGAGGACTCGAAGCGGATCGACATCGAGTAA